The genomic window TCCGCCCTCAATGCGGGCGCGGAGCTTGACCGGAAAGAGGGCGTGGCGTAACCATGTTTAACCGAACCGCCGATCCACTTTCCACGGAGAATGGGACAGGCTCAGTGAAGAGTGAAGCGCCTTGTTTTGCGACATGAGCATCCAGAAACCTCTTGACAGAGTTAACCGAGAGGGATATTAGCGGAACATGGTTCAATTGCGACTAAATAGCACTTCGCAGGTGGTGGGTTTTCGCATGGGCGGAGCTGGTCGCCAAAAACAGCGTGATATCGCAATTCGCCGCCATGCCTCTCAAGCGGTTTCAAGACGAAACCAGGAAGCACGGCGACTCCATCGCCAAGACGAAAAGGCAGATCGTCGCGGGAATAGAGAAGCTCGATCCCAATCCCGCCAAACCGCAATTCATGCCTTTCCGCCGAAACCTTGGCGAAGGTGGGCTCAAAGGCTAGGAACTCGGCGGTCCGGCTTCGCTCACAACGAGCGCCAAGATCAAGCAGAACGGGATCGGCAAGCCCCAGCCGAAGAAGATGCTGATCTCCGATCTACAGAAGTCACTCTCCATCGACAAGAAGGCGGTGCAGGCAGTCGAGGAAGCGCTGTGGAAAAGCGAGACGAGAATGGCTTGACTCTTGTTAGGGGAGGGATACATTACCCCAAACATCTTACACCGAGACGAATGATGGCGATGCCCCGAGACCGATTTGCGAAGCACGTCCTTAGTGGATGCGTGTTCATCCTTCTTGTTGCGTGCAGTGAGCCGGAAAATATGCAAGACACCGTCATTTTCTTAGAGAGCGTGGACGACTCGCAAACCATCTCCAACGAAGCGAAGCCACACAACGCGTTCCAGTCGCCTGTAGGCATTGACGACGTTAGTGCGTCTATATTTTCCGATTGGTTTCTTTACGGCGAACAGGCATATGCCCAGCTTGGGCATTCCGTGAGTTTATCCGGGGATTTCAACGGCGACGGATATTCCGACTTGCTTGTCGGTGCCTATGAATACGACGCGGGCCTTGAAAACGAGGGTGTAGCAATCGCCTTCTATGGTTCCGAATTCGGGCCATCGCTCGTTTCAGATTGGTCGGCGGAGGGGAATCAGGCTGGCGCGCGTCTCGGTGTTGTTGTTGATGGGGGCTGCGACTACAACGGGGACGGTTACGATGACGCGCTCGTCGGCGCTTACCGCTACGACAACGGACAATCCGATGAAGGACGTGCGCTGATCTACTTCGGCTCCGCTGACGGCCTTGAATTCTCGGCTGGGTGGACATTTGAGTCAAATCTCAGTCCTGCACGAGCCGGTTCCACGGTCGCTTGTGCCCGTGACGTTAACGGTGACGGGTACGACGACGCACTCGTCGGAGCGGAACAGTTCACCAACGGCAGTGCGAATGAAGGCCGCGCGTTCCTTTTTCTCGGTGGCCCTTCCGGCCCCTCAACTACGGCGGACTGGACATTTGAGCCGAATCAGAACCAAGTCAATTTGGGTTCACGATTCAGTCTGAGCACCGCCGGTGATGTAAATGGCGACGGCTATGACGACATCATTCTTGGCGGAAAAAATTACGACAATGGGCAATCGGACGAAGGCCGAGCTTGGCTTTTCTATGGTTCGGCTAGTGGCCCGGCCGTCACGCCGGATTGGACATTCGAGAACAACCAAGCGAACAGCCACTTGGGGGAGACCGTTGCGGGTGGCGGAGATCTCAACGGGGACGGGTACGCCGACTTCGTAATTGTTGCGCCAGATTATGATCGTGGAACCGTTTATCTTTTCTACGGGTCCGACGTTGGTCCGACCTCCGCTCCGTCCTTGACAATAAGCGGAGAAGACATGGGAACCGTTGGCGACGGTCGCTTCGGAGCCGGTATTTCGGTCGCCGGAGACCTGAACGGTGACGAATACAATGACCTTGTCGTGGGAGCACCGCGATATACAGACGACTTTCTCTCCCAGGAGAAAGGCCGGGTGCGCTACGCTTATGGGAGTTCGTCGGGCCTTTTAGTCTCGTTTTTTGCCTTGGGTGCTTGTGATCAAGGATATTGTGGCTGGGGACAGTCCGTCGATATCGGCGGGGATGTCGATGGCGACGGGCTTTCCGATATTCTAATTGGTGGAGACGGCTGGAATGACTCCTACGCTGATGAAGGACGCGTAGATTTTTTCTTTGGCTCGACCACTACGCCCACTACGACCACGACGACGACCACGACGGCGACCACGACGACGACCACGACATCAACAACAACTACTTCCACCACCACGTCGAGTAGCACGACAACGTCGTCCTCAAGTACGACGACATCGACAAGCAGCACAACAACGACTTCTTCTAGTACAACAACATCGTCGAGCACCACTACGACGGCTCCGACGACCACAACGACACTCCCGGGAACCACCACAACAACAGTACTTGGAACAACAACGACCACGTCGCCCGGATCGACGACCACGACGACGCTGGGAACGACGACGACGATTCCGACGTCAACCACAACAACGAGCACAACCCAGGCAACCACCACCACGACGGAACCAACAACCACCACTACCGAGCCAACTACAACAACGTCTGTACCGGCGACAACCAGCACCACGACAACCACGATGGGCGGTGACGACAACAACGTGGACGATGATGCAACAGACGACGAATCGGACGACGACGTGGACGGTGGCGAAGGGGGCGGCGGTGACGACGGAGGTGGTGGCTGTGCGTGCTAAAGAGCAATTAAGGAGTGTTGAGATGATCAGACGATACATCGATGTTGCGATCTTACTGACCTCGTACGTATTGCTGGCGTGCGCTTTCGGATGCGCTAAGTCAACTCCAAAGGCGTCACTGCCCCTGATCAGCGGTTCGATACCAATTTCCCTTGACGAAAAACTTAACGGCTCTAAGGAGCTTCTTATCAACGACAGTGGCAATCTCCATGTAAATCTGGACTCAAAATATGCCTTTTATGCTGGTATTGACTGGAAATATTATAAGTATCCCAAACACGGACTCCTTCCAACCACTGCAACGGCAATGACTTTGCACAACAATGCGGCGGCTGTTCTTGCGACTCAGTGGCTTGACTCAAAATCTCAAGCTACGCAAGGAGACTTGGTGGTTGGGACACTACAGGGACAAGATATTGTTTTCCGTTCAGTAAAAAAGAGTCCCGACCTAAAGGTAATTGGAAAGTACATTGATTTCGACAGAAATGGGGACGAACGTCTGATATATTTCTTAGGAGGACAGTCCGAATCTGATTCAATGTCACATATCCCATTTTACTACAAACGAATAACCAAAACCGACAAAGACGAGAAAACCATTGGGATCCCGCGCAATCTTCTTGTCTACGACCCCGTGTTTGCTTTGGATAGTCAAGGCTTTGAATATGTCTTTTATTTGAATTTTGCCAATAACAGCGTTCGCGGCGACTATGACCTTTACGTTCTCTCCGTCGGGGATCAACGAAAATTGGGCCGCTCCTGTCGTCACGGTTATTCGCTAACGACATCAGCCGACGGCATTTGGGCCGCTTACACAGACGTTTTGGAAAGAAAAACTCGTGTTCTCCACTATCAGAAAGGAATGCTGTCGGAAATGTTCGTGGTTGATTCAGGCGCGGGAGTGACCGGAGTCGATGTCGCGATGGATCCTGACGGATCTCTTTGGATCGCGTACCTGCCGATCAGTTCGGATGGACGGGCGACGAATCTGAACGTCGCCAACCTACGTGGGGAAACACTCAAGAAGTACCGCTTAATCGAGAACTCGGTCGTGGGTGAGCTTGAACTTCCGAGAATTTCCATCAGTAAAAACGGCAAGACCGCAATCAGCGCGTGGTCGAAGGGCGCTGGATCGACACTGATTTACATCTACAACGCACCCAATGACGCAATCCGAGGATTGACGGCACTCGAGTCCGTGGAAGTCAAGCCAGAGAAAACGGGGATACCAGCACCAGGGAGTAAAGAGTAGATTTCAACGCCGACCGGATTCGACGCCGGATACCTGCCGGGTTTCGAGGAGCGCGAGGACGAGGTCAACTGACTCGTCAACGGGTGGGTCGAGCAGGACATCAAGCCGTGCCTCACCCCCGGCTTAATGGAATATTGGCGCGAGAGCCGGTCACCCTATTGCGGTGCGTTCGGCGAAACCGTCATCGACGACGAGATCGCGGCGCTGTTGGCCGACAACCCGGCGGCGGGCGATCCTTCGACTTCGCCCTGATTTGCCGGGCATGGCCTCTGAACAATACGGATGAAAAATTCGAACCCGGAAACGCGGCGTTTCCGGGTTCGAGATTCTGGAGGACGGGTCGTTGGTTGTCGGGCCCGTTCGAGCCGTGAGACGGCCCCTAAAACCGGCGCACTACTCGAACAAGCCGTCGTACAGGACGGAGGACAGATACCGCTCGCCCGAGTCGGGCAGAACGGTCACAATCGTCTTGCCTTCGAATTCCGGCAGCTTCGCGAGGCGGATGGCCACCGCCGCCGCCGCGCCGCACGAGATGCCCGCGAGGATGCCTTCCTCGGCGGAGAGCCGCCGCGCGTACTGGATGGCTTCTTCGTTCGTCACGGTCTCGACGCGGTCCACGACGGACAGGTCGAGCACGTCGGGCACGAACCCCGCGCCGATGCCCTGGATCTTGTGCGGACCGGGCTTGAGGTCTTCGCCCGCGCGCTTCTGCGTGATGACCGGCGAATCGGCCGGCTCGATGGCGACGGAGACGATCTTCTTGCCCTTGGTGTTCTTGATGAAGCGCGACACGCCCGTGATGGTGCCGCCGGTACCGACGCCCGACACGAGCACGTCGATCTCGCCGTTCGTGTCGTCCCAGATTTCGGGACCGGTCGTCGATTCATGGATCGCCGGGTTCGCCGGATTCACGAACTGACCCGCGACCCAGAACTTGCCCGGGTTTTCCTGCACCAGTTCGTTCATGCGCTCGATAGCGCCCTTCATGCCCTTCGCGCCCGGCGTGAGCTCGAGCTTCGCGCCGAAGACCTTGAGGATCTTGCGCCGTTCCAGCGACATCGTCTCGGGCATGGTCAGCGTCACGCCGTAGCCGCGCGACGCGCCCACGTAGGCCAGCGCGATGCCGGTGTTGCCGCTTGTCGCTTCGAGAATCTCCATGCCGGGCTTGAGCGCGCCGCTTTTCTCCGCGTCCCAGATCATCGCCGCGCCGATGCGGCACTTGACCGAATACGCCGGATTGCGCCCTTCGATCTTCGCGAGCACGCGGGCCTTCGCGCCGTCGGTGACGCGGTTGAGTTGGACGAGGGGCGTGCGCCCGATGGAAAAACTGTTGTCCTTATAGACGGCGGCCATGGAAAACCTCCCGATGAGCCCGGATATGAGTTGTTTCGATTTCGCGCTTGCCGTGCCCCCAAGCCCCGGCGAAGTCAAATCTCGATCATGTCGATCAAGATTATTGGAATCTATGCCCGCAGGATCGGCGCGTCAAGGGAAATTTCGGTGCTCGCGGAAAAATTCCAACCGGGTCGAAGCGAATCGACTCGGAGTTTCCCCGATTCGGCGGCAGGTCCCTGGGAGGGAAAAATCGCGCAAACGCTTGTATCCACGCGGAGTTTCCCCTAATGTCATTGCCCAATCGAGAGAGGACGACACGCGTTTGCGGACCCGTTTCGACATTCGTTTTGTGACGGCAATCGCGGTCGCCTCGTACCTGTGCGTTTCGTGCGCGAAAAAACCGCCCGAGCCGCTCGTTTCGCCGGGCGAACTCGGCCCGCCGGTCGCGACCGACGCGGAACTTGCGCAGAACGCCGACGCCCTCGTTCAGCAGGCAAAGCGCCACCGCCATACCTACAAGATCGGTCCGGACGATGTTTTGCGGCTCGTCGTGTGGCAACGCGAGGATCTGTCGAAAGAAGGCGTGGTCCGCGACGACGGCACGTTCTACGTCGCGCTCGCGGGCAATGTTCCGGTCGCGGACCTGTCCGTCGCCGAGGCGCAGGACGCCGTGCGTCAGGCGCTGGCGAAGTATTTGCGCGACCCGCAGATCGATCTCGAGGTCAAGGAGTATCGCAGTCAGAAGTTCTTCGCGTCGGGGCAGTTCCGCAATCCCGGCGCGTACCCCGTCAAGGGTACGACGACGCTGCTAGAGGCGATCCACGACGCGGGCGGCGTGACGGAGACCGGCAACCTCGGCGGCGCGTATCTGGTGCGCGGCGGGCAGGTGGTGCCGATCGACTTCGTCGGCATGTTCACGCGCGGGCAGACCGGCCAGAACATTCCGCTCGCCGACGGCGACATGGTGTACGTGCCGAGCATTCAGGCGACGCGCGTGTTCGTACTCGGTGAGGTGATTCGGCCGTCCGGCGTGCCGATCCGCTCGGGACGTATCACGCTGGCGCAGGCGATCGTCGACGCGGGCGGCTTCAACGAGGTCACGGCGTACAAACGCGGCATCAAGATCATTCGGGGCGGTATCGGCTCGGCGAAGGTGATCGAGGTGAACTACGACGACGTGCTCAAGGGAAAGCGCGTCGATCTGATGATTCTGGAACCCGGCGACATCGTGTACGTGCCGGCCTCGGGCCTCGCCAAATGGGACCGGGTTCTCGGACAGATTTTGCCCAACCTCTCGCGCATCGTGGTGGACGCCGCCGCGATCGACGCGATGAATCGCTGACGGACGCAACGTGGCGGAGCAGCCGCACACGGGCGACGTTCACCTCACCGACTACCTGCGCGTGCTGGTACGGCGGCGCTATGTCGGCCTGCTCGCGTTCCTGACCGTCTTCGTTTCGGTCTCGATCCACACCTTCCTTGCCGTGCCGATCTACGAGGCGTCGGCGACGGTGCAGATCAAGGACGCGTCGAACAAGAACATCCTGTCGGAGCTGGTGCAGCTCGATCGGACCAACCCGATCGCCGAGGAAATCGAGATCATCAAGAGCCGCACCGTGGCCGAGGAGGTGGTGCGAAAGCTCCGGCTCGACACGGTGCTCATCAGCTTCCCCGCCGGCGTCGGCCTGGAGTTTTCAGCGCTCGACGTCGGTCGCCGCATGAAGGGCCGCGTCTTCACGCTCACGCTCGACAACGAGGACGGGGACTTCACCGTCGCCGGCAAGGACGGCGAGCTCGGTCGCGGGCGGATCAACGAGCCGTTCGTCGCGAACGGCGATCGCGCCGACGAGTACGTGAAGTTTCTGCTGGGCGGCGGGCCCGCGGTGCCCGGCGTATGGTTCCGGTTTCAGCAGCCGATGTTCCGACAGGCCGTGGCGAATATCCAGGGAAATATCGACGTGCGCCCGGTCGGCGACAAGACGAACATCCTGCGCGTCGTCTACCGGGACGCGAATCCGGACACCGCCCGCGACGTGGTCAACGCGGTCGTGGATACCTACCGCAAGCGCAACATCGACGAAAACGCCGCCGAAGCCCGGGAGACGCTGAAGTTCATCGAAGCGCAGCGCGAGGCGCTGCAGGCCGGTCTCGAGGAAAGCGAGATGCGCCTGCGCGACTTCAAGACCGAAAACAACGTCATGTCGCTGCCCGACGAAACGACGTCGATGATCCACAGCTACGCCGAGTTCGCGGGCGAGCGCAGTCGGCTGGAGATCGAGGAACGGCATTACGCGTCGATTCTGGGCGCGCTCGACAAGTCGGGACCGACGGGGTTCTCGCTGCCCTCGGTGAACCGGGAGAACACGGTGCTCTCGAACCTCGCGCTCACGCTCTCCGACCTGCAGGGCAAGCGCCAGGAACTCGTCGCGGACTTCACGGAGGATCACCCTGATGTGAAGAAGATCGACGAACAGATCGCCGATCTGCGCGGCAAGATCCGCGAGGTGGTGGAGACGACGCTCGTCACGATCAAGGCGCGCATGGCCGAAATCGACGACATTCTTCAGCGTTTTTCCGACGAGATGAAGACGCTGCCCGACAAGGAGCGCTCGCTCGCCGAGCTGGTCCGCGCCAAGGAAGTGAACAGCGAGATCTACACGTTCCTGCTGCAAAAGCGCGAGGAAGCGCGCATCACCGAGGCGGCGACGATCGGCAATATCCGCATCATCGACGAGGCGCAGCAGCCGTTGCGACCGATCTCGCCCAATGTGCGGCTCAACCTCATGCTCGGGTTTGTCGCGGGGTTG from Deltaproteobacteria bacterium includes these protein-coding regions:
- a CDS encoding FG-GAP repeat protein; protein product: MAMPRDRFAKHVLSGCVFILLVACSEPENMQDTVIFLESVDDSQTISNEAKPHNAFQSPVGIDDVSASIFSDWFLYGEQAYAQLGHSVSLSGDFNGDGYSDLLVGAYEYDAGLENEGVAIAFYGSEFGPSLVSDWSAEGNQAGARLGVVVDGGCDYNGDGYDDALVGAYRYDNGQSDEGRALIYFGSADGLEFSAGWTFESNLSPARAGSTVACARDVNGDGYDDALVGAEQFTNGSANEGRAFLFLGGPSGPSTTADWTFEPNQNQVNLGSRFSLSTAGDVNGDGYDDIILGGKNYDNGQSDEGRAWLFYGSASGPAVTPDWTFENNQANSHLGETVAGGGDLNGDGYADFVIVAPDYDRGTVYLFYGSDVGPTSAPSLTISGEDMGTVGDGRFGAGISVAGDLNGDEYNDLVVGAPRYTDDFLSQEKGRVRYAYGSSSGLLVSFFALGACDQGYCGWGQSVDIGGDVDGDGLSDILIGGDGWNDSYADEGRVDFFFGSTTTPTTTTTTTTTATTTTTTTSTTTTSTTTSSSTTTSSSSTTTSTSSTTTTSSSTTTSSSTTTTAPTTTTTLPGTTTTTVLGTTTTTSPGSTTTTTLGTTTTIPTSTTTTSTTQATTTTTEPTTTTTEPTTTTSVPATTSTTTTTMGGDDNNVDDDATDDESDDDVDGGEGGGGDDGGGGCAC
- the cysK gene encoding cysteine synthase A; protein product: MAAVYKDNSFSIGRTPLVQLNRVTDGAKARVLAKIEGRNPAYSVKCRIGAAMIWDAEKSGALKPGMEILEATSGNTGIALAYVGASRGYGVTLTMPETMSLERRKILKVFGAKLELTPGAKGMKGAIERMNELVQENPGKFWVAGQFVNPANPAIHESTTGPEIWDDTNGEIDVLVSGVGTGGTITGVSRFIKNTKGKKIVSVAIEPADSPVITQKRAGEDLKPGPHKIQGIGAGFVPDVLDLSVVDRVETVTNEEAIQYARRLSAEEGILAGISCGAAAAVAIRLAKLPEFEGKTIVTVLPDSGERYLSSVLYDGLFE
- a CDS encoding polysaccharide biosynthesis/export family protein, with amino-acid sequence MTAIAVASYLCVSCAKKPPEPLVSPGELGPPVATDAELAQNADALVQQAKRHRHTYKIGPDDVLRLVVWQREDLSKEGVVRDDGTFYVALAGNVPVADLSVAEAQDAVRQALAKYLRDPQIDLEVKEYRSQKFFASGQFRNPGAYPVKGTTTLLEAIHDAGGVTETGNLGGAYLVRGGQVVPIDFVGMFTRGQTGQNIPLADGDMVYVPSIQATRVFVLGEVIRPSGVPIRSGRITLAQAIVDAGGFNEVTAYKRGIKIIRGGIGSAKVIEVNYDDVLKGKRVDLMILEPGDIVYVPASGLAKWDRVLGQILPNLSRIVVDAAAIDAMNR
- a CDS encoding polysaccharide biosynthesis tyrosine autokinase, with product MAEQPHTGDVHLTDYLRVLVRRRYVGLLAFLTVFVSVSIHTFLAVPIYEASATVQIKDASNKNILSELVQLDRTNPIAEEIEIIKSRTVAEEVVRKLRLDTVLISFPAGVGLEFSALDVGRRMKGRVFTLTLDNEDGDFTVAGKDGELGRGRINEPFVANGDRADEYVKFLLGGGPAVPGVWFRFQQPMFRQAVANIQGNIDVRPVGDKTNILRVVYRDANPDTARDVVNAVVDTYRKRNIDENAAEARETLKFIEAQREALQAGLEESEMRLRDFKTENNVMSLPDETTSMIHSYAEFAGERSRLEIEERHYASILGALDKSGPTGFSLPSVNRENTVLSNLALTLSDLQGKRQELVADFTEDHPDVKKIDEQIADLRGKIREVVETTLVTIKARMAEIDDILQRFSDEMKTLPDKERSLAELVRAKEVNSEIYTFLLQKREEARITEAATIGNIRIIDEAQQPLRPISPNVRLNLMLGFVAGLLLAIGVAFFLEFIDDSLKSTEEVERFVKRPIYGMIPRIPDKRALEGGEPSPASANLVTHHSPRSPISEAFRTLRTNIHFANPDVPIRELLITSAGPSEGKSTIVSNLALTIANTGKKTILIDCDLRKPNVHNFFDLSRDPGVTTILSGEADWRDIVHPTQTENLFVLPSGPIPPNPTEMLSSHAMREMMETFRREFDMILLDSPPVVAVTDAAILSSFVHSTLLVVELGRSRGAGVNRAIDLLEKVNANLLGVITNSISSGYRYDYGGYHYYYYYADGEKKKRRKRRGGRYGYY